Below is a window of Capsicum annuum cultivar UCD-10X-F1 unplaced genomic scaffold, UCD10Xv1.1 ctg80927, whole genome shotgun sequence DNA.
GGCAATAGAATGATTGAATTGGCTGAAATACttctttggtatctcaacacatgTACTCTTTACCTGCTTATGCATTCATAGCACAAGACTTTACTACTCAAGATTGTTTGTGAATGTAGGTTGTGCCGGGGATATACTGTGGCTAGTAAGTCATTTCGTTTGCATTTTATTCAGCATAAGTTCTTAATCCGGTATGACACGATGATGATTTCTTGCTTTGTTTCCATCTCACCTGCCTTTTTTAGTCTTTAATCATCTCTAGAGTGATTAAAGTGACACGAGGGTTAGAATCAAATGTGATCTTAGAGCTGTTGACCCTTCCCAAACCACCACTCTCTAAGTAAGAGCTCACCCGGAATTTCAAATAGATTATCTGGGAAAAACATAAGCTAAGAAAGTTATTTTTCCCCTTTCGAGTATTTTTTGGTGTTTGGTTACCAGAGAAATGCTCTCCAGAAAATATTtaccaaatacaaatacaccCTAAATTAATCATCATAGACAATCTATAGATATGCCTGACCAAGTCTTCTCACCTTATATGACCTGCCATTAATCGGCTCTAAAAACAACTGGACCAAGTTAATATATCTTTAATCATCGCCTTATTGAATTAAGTTATTGAAATCATACTTACAACAACACCAACATATTCAGTGTAATTTCACAAGTGGGGTTTGAGATTATTGATATCTAATCGCCTTATTGCACTAAGTTGATTGTAGGGAATTTCTCAATAAACTCCCCCccattttgttttatttgatctTTGTTGATTTGACACCCTCTTTAAGAAATTTTAATTAGCATATATTTTACTGAATTAACCTTATTCATGATGCTTTGGATTCTAAATTTGACTATTATCACATTTAATTAACACCAAgaacagaaaagaaaaatataacaaaattatcttgattacataaATTGGACAAATAAATTGAAGCAGAAAAAGTACCTTTAAGAAATACAATTGTAGTAGAATTTGCATCATTACTATGTTGCTCAACTGAAGAGCCATAGCACTTGGGAAAGTGAGGTTTCTTCTGAGACAGGTCAATTAAAATATTCGACTTAAAGTTTGAAACTTTCTGAAAACCAAAAATGGGTAGAGAAGGAAATCGGGGTTTGAAAGTCGAGACATGTCGAATTGCAGATGATGTAAACGCTGGGTAAGGTGCAATTAAGAAATTATTACAGGGTGACCAAAATAGAGCCATTGCACAGCCCTAAATACAACTGGGGATTTGGGTCCCCTATAAAACATGATACGTTGATCACTCACAAGTAGGGTCACACTTTAATGGTtcaatatactccctccgtttaagttgattaatttaacaaaaataattaataacataactaaTTTATCATAACATCTTTATTTAAtgatgtttaaatttttatttaaaaaaaaaaaataattaatacaaagaataaaatatgaagaattttttttttatcttttcttaattaatgaaaaggacaagtaaaatgagaaattaaattagaaaatttgagacgaataatttgagacggagggagtaattttaaatgttattatttattgattagtagacataataaattattaaagagaAATAATATCTTGACATTATTAATTGTTATCAATATGATTACAAGGTCaattctttttttagaaaaactatTACGACCTTACATGGTATGCTTAGTTATAAAAATGTGGGTGAAAGACAAAAGAACAAAATAACACTTGGACTCATTTATATAGACTTAATAGAGGTTTTAAATGTTTCAAACTTCATACGAGTACATTtattttcattaagattttggCTCTTAATAGattttaatcattcagatatggaactaagtcttaatcattaagaattatttttgtgttggataatattcaccaccacactattcataatcatcagtcaccatcaccaccaccattgtcaatCACCACCTAGCCACCAA
It encodes the following:
- the LOC107873071 gene encoding RNA-binding motif protein, Y chromosome, family 1 member A1 isoform X1, coding for MALFWSPCNNFLIAPYPAFTSSAIRHVSTFKPRFPSLPIFGFQKVSNFKSNILIDLSQKKPHFPKCYGSSVEQHSNDANSTTIVFLKGLAKSTLEGGLKVVFSQFGDVSRVKIVTDKKSKQSLGFAYIWFSDNESAQSAIQEMNGKFLDGRFIQLQMAKPGYCKLNVKSVPYKF
- the LOC107873071 gene encoding UBP1-associated protein 2C isoform X2, whose translation is MALFWSPCNNFLIAPYPAFTSSAIRHVSTFKPRFPSLPIFGFQKVSNFKSNILIDLSQKKPHFPKCYGSSVEQHSNDANSTTIVFLKGLAKSTLEGGLKVVFSQFGDVSRVKIVTDKKSKQSLGFAYIWFSDNESAQSAIQEMNGKMAGLYSFRWQSLDIAS